One Rosa chinensis cultivar Old Blush chromosome 3, RchiOBHm-V2, whole genome shotgun sequence DNA window includes the following coding sequences:
- the LOC112194513 gene encoding uncharacterized protein LOC112194513, translating to MAVAASAAAMNNNGNANPTTRRDNVQNQSTTIVWKSPPNSFVKINFDDFVYRNSAAGGFIIRDYNGQLLFAVAKISGNTIVLVVEATTLGDSLASAQERGYRKIEVEGYSKLVIDDVNGAINLSSRLIKII from the coding sequence ATGGCAGTGGCAGCTTCAGCTGCAGCAATGAATAATAATGGGAATGCCAATCCAACTACAAGAAGGGATAATGTTCAAAATCAATCAACCACCATTGTGTGGAAATCCCctcctaatagttttgtgaaaaTCAACTTTGATGATTTTGTTTACAGGAACTCTGCTGCAGGGGGTTTTATCATTCGAGACTACAATggtcaacttttatttgcagtTGCTAAAATATCGGGAAACACAATAGTACTAGTAGTAGAAGCCACAACACTTGGAGATAGCCTTGCCAGTGCTCAAGAGAGAGGTTACAGGAAGATTGAAGTGGAGGGTTACTCAAAGCTAGTAATTGATGATGTTAATGGAGCTATCAATCTGTCTTCGAGACTAATCAAGATTATATAG
- the LOC112193459 gene encoding transcription termination factor MTERF4, chloroplastic, translated as MITSQLRGRGSKPIPITKIAKVFLQNPHKLTPISPPTQSHQNPCAPLSHTQNPLWVSQSCDYSTHSSKFPEYEMPSVTWGVVQGRKEKLVSRVIICDYLKSIGIVPDELENLELPSTVDVMRERVEFLQKLGLSIDDINEYPLMLGCSVRKNMIPVLAYLEKIGIQRSKLGEFVKNYPQVLHASVVVELVPVIKFLRGLDVEKLDIGYVLQKYPELLGYKLEGTMSTSVAYLVSIGVTPRDIGPMVTQYPYLLGMRVGTVIKPFVDYLVSLGLPKKILARMLEKRAYLLGYDLEETIKPNVDCLVAFGIRREALASIVAQYPQILGQPLKAKMSSQQFFFSMKLKIDPEGFARVIEKMPQIVSLHQHVIMKPVEFLLGRGIPSEDVAKMVVRCPQLVALRVELMKNSYYFFKSEMGRPVKELVEFPEYFTYSLESRIKPRYQRLQSKGIRCSLKWFLNCSDQRFEERLQGEYIETEISGPSFCMGGKLELPGVGNEMVSDGEDESDDEILYRRTVSL; from the coding sequence ATGATTACCTCACAGctaagaggaagaggaagcaaaCCCATACCCATCACCAAAATCGCCAAAGTCTTCCTCCAAAACCCACACAAACTCACTCCCATATCCCCACCAACCCAATCCCACCAGAACCCATGTGCCCCACTCTCCCATACCCAAAACCCTTTATGGGTTTCACAGAGCTGTGACTATTCAACGCACTCCTCTAAGTTTCCCGAGTATGAAATGCCCTCAGTCACTTGGGGTGTGGTCCAAGGCCGCAAAGAGAAGCTTGTCTCTAGAGTCATAATATGTGACTATTTGAAGAGTATAGGCATAGTTCCCGATGAATTGGAAAACTTGGAGCTACCCTCCACTGTTGATGTCATGAGGGAAAGAGTTGAGTTCCTACAGAAGCTAGGATTGTCGATTGACGACATTAACGAGTACCCTTTGATGCTCGGATGCAGTGTCAGGAAAAACATGATACCCGTGTTGGCTTACTTGGAGAAAATTGGGATTCAGAGGTCGAAGCTAGGTGAatttgttaagaattacccgcAAGTGTTACATGCTAGTGTGGTAGTTGAGCTTGTTCCGGTGATCAAGTTCCTTCGTGGGCTCGATGTGGAGAAGCTGGATATTGGCTATGTCTTGCAGAAGTATCCAGAGCTTCTCGGATATAAGCTTGAGGGGACTATGAGTACTTCTGTTGCGTATCTTGTTAGTATTGGTGTTACTCCTAGGGATATAGGTCCCATGGTCACCCAGTATCCTTATCTATTGGGCATGAGAGTTGGGACTGTGATTAAGCCTTTTGTTGATTATTTGGTTTCCTTAGGTTTGCCGAAAAAGATTTTGGCTAGGATGTTGGAGAAGCGCGCATATTTACTTGGTTATGATCTTGAGGAGACTATTAAGCCTAATGTGGATTGTTTGGTTGCTTTTGGGATCAGGAGGGAAGCACTTGCTTCTATTGTTGCTCAATACCCCCAAATTCTTGGTCAGCCTTTGAAAGCTAAAATGTCTTCACAGCAGTTTTTCTTCAGTATGAAGCTTAAAATTGATCCTGAAGGGTTTGCACGGGTGATAGAGAAGATGCCGCAGATAGTCAGCCTTCATCAACATGTGATAATGAAGCCTGTTGAGTTCCTTCTTGGACGGGGGATACCTTCAGAAGATGTAGCTAAGATGGTCGTAAGGTGTCCCCAATTAGTGGCACTGCGTGTTGAGCTCATGAAGAACAGTTATTACTTTTTTAAGAGTGAAATGGGGAGACCAGTGAAAGAGCTTGTGGAATTTCCGGAATACTTTACATATAGTTTAGAATCCAGGATCAAACCTAGATACCAGAGGTTGCAAAGCAAGGGGATTAGGTGTTCTTTGAAATGGTTCCTCAACTGTAGCGATCAGAGATTTGAGGAGAGGTTGCAAGGGGAGTACATTGAAACAGAGATTTCCGGTCCATCATTTTGTATGGGAGGGAAGTTAGAGCTACCTGGGGTTGGAAATGAGATGGTCTCAGATGGGGAAGACGAGAGTGATGATGAAATACTTTACAGACGCACTGTATCCCTGTAG